In Rheinheimera sp. MM224, one DNA window encodes the following:
- a CDS encoding phosphomannomutase, whose translation MWPVSCFKTYDIRGTVPEQLNEELAWRIGRALCQVLSAKTVVIGHDIRLSSPALSAALAKGLTEGGANVIDIGLCGTEQVYFSVFNLNADAGICITASHNPANYNGMKLVGKDAEPLNAQDELQQIKHLVASADFANSGSSHGTHQYQQTLPAYLQHLLTYIQVSRLKPLKVVMNAGHGGAGLVVNALAPLLPLQIIPLQFEPDGTFPTGVPNPLLVENRAVTSQAVLEHQADFGVAWDGDFDRCFFFDEQGQFIDGYYVVSLLAQALLNANPQQKIVHDPRLYWATQQSVAQSGGTAILSQTGHVYMKEKMRAENALYGGEISAHHYFRDFAYCDNGTIPWLLVAQLLSQQSVPLSSMVKQLQQQFPCSDEINFKVKDASAVMQHIQQHYQAELLTINLLDGLDLIFKDWRLSLRSSNTEPLLRLNIETRADRALLQQKISEVSALITTFDQK comes from the coding sequence ATGTGGCCTGTCTCTTGTTTTAAAACTTATGATATTCGTGGCACTGTGCCAGAACAGCTTAATGAAGAATTAGCCTGGCGCATCGGCAGAGCCTTATGCCAGGTGTTATCAGCTAAAACTGTAGTCATAGGTCATGATATCCGGCTGTCCAGCCCGGCGTTAAGCGCAGCCTTGGCCAAAGGTTTAACTGAAGGTGGTGCCAACGTCATTGATATAGGCCTTTGCGGCACTGAACAAGTGTATTTTTCAGTCTTTAATCTCAATGCAGATGCTGGTATTTGTATCACTGCCAGCCATAATCCAGCCAATTACAATGGTATGAAACTGGTGGGTAAAGATGCAGAGCCCCTCAATGCGCAAGACGAACTGCAGCAGATTAAACACTTGGTGGCCAGTGCTGACTTTGCCAACTCAGGCAGTTCACACGGAACTCACCAGTATCAGCAAACATTGCCCGCTTATCTTCAGCACCTGTTGACTTACATTCAGGTCAGCCGGCTAAAACCATTAAAAGTAGTGATGAATGCAGGCCACGGTGGTGCAGGTCTGGTAGTCAATGCTTTGGCACCGCTGTTACCATTACAGATTATCCCGTTGCAGTTTGAACCTGATGGCACTTTTCCAACCGGAGTACCAAATCCTTTATTAGTGGAAAATCGTGCTGTGACCAGCCAGGCTGTGCTTGAGCATCAAGCCGATTTTGGTGTGGCATGGGATGGTGACTTTGACCGCTGTTTTTTCTTTGACGAACAGGGTCAGTTTATCGACGGTTATTATGTTGTCAGTTTATTAGCTCAGGCATTACTCAATGCTAATCCGCAACAAAAAATAGTGCATGACCCACGTTTATATTGGGCGACGCAGCAAAGTGTCGCTCAAAGTGGTGGCACAGCAATACTGAGTCAAACCGGTCATGTTTATATGAAAGAAAAAATGCGCGCTGAAAATGCACTCTATGGCGGAGAGATCAGTGCGCACCACTATTTCCGCGATTTCGCCTACTGCGACAACGGCACTATTCCCTGGTTGCTGGTTGCGCAGCTGCTCTCGCAACAATCAGTACCGCTCTCGTCCATGGTCAAACAACTACAACAGCAATTTCCGTGCAGTGATGAAATCAATTTTAAAGTTAAAGATGCGAGTGCTGTAATGCAGCATATTCAGCAGCATTATCAGGCAGAATTGCTGACGATAAACCTGCTGGATGGTCTGGATTTGATTTTTAAAGACTGGCGTTTGAGTTTACGCAGTTCCAACACTGAACCCCTGCTGCGCCTGAATATTGAAACCAGAGCTGACCGTGCTTTGCTTCAGCAAAAAATCAGTGAAGTATCGGCTCTGATCACAACATTTGACCAAAAATAG
- the sbcD gene encoding exonuclease subunit SbcD has product MRILHSSDWHLGQHFIGKSRADEHRALFGWLKQQIELHQVDVLIVAGDIFDTATPASYARELYHQLIVDLQSTGCQLVMLGGNHDSVAVLQEGKELLACLHTQVVPGWLGAAESHLIVLKNKQGEPGAILAALPFLRSRDVLQSQSGQQASDKQQQLQQAIADCYQQCFAKAQALKAQLGQELPLLATGHLTTVGASSSESVREIYIGSLEAFPASAFPEFDYIALGHIHQPQLVAGKKHIRYSGSPIPLSFDEAKQQKSMVLLDFTTAEGAIELLPIPCFQPLLSLKCTLPELHSLLQQPLAELKPEQKLWLELVLTGSDGYLSDLQSQVQQQLDGLPVDLLKLRRARQVAVGSLTAEQQESLHEMTPDLVLERRLAAEELTDSEKAEFQLMLQQVVAQLEQTDQQPERQVLP; this is encoded by the coding sequence ATGCGTATTCTTCATAGCTCCGACTGGCATTTAGGCCAGCATTTTATTGGCAAAAGCAGAGCAGACGAGCACAGGGCTTTGTTTGGCTGGCTGAAGCAACAAATTGAATTGCATCAGGTCGATGTCTTGATAGTGGCCGGAGATATTTTTGATACCGCCACTCCTGCCAGTTATGCCCGCGAGCTGTATCATCAATTGATTGTTGATTTGCAATCGACAGGCTGTCAGTTGGTGATGCTGGGTGGCAATCACGATTCGGTGGCTGTGCTGCAGGAAGGCAAAGAGTTACTGGCCTGTTTACATACCCAAGTGGTACCAGGCTGGTTGGGCGCTGCAGAATCTCATCTTATCGTGCTGAAGAATAAGCAAGGTGAGCCCGGCGCCATTTTGGCTGCCCTACCTTTTTTACGTTCCCGCGATGTATTACAAAGCCAGAGTGGCCAGCAGGCCAGTGATAAACAACAGCAGTTACAACAAGCCATAGCAGACTGTTATCAGCAGTGTTTTGCCAAAGCTCAAGCGCTCAAAGCACAACTTGGACAGGAACTGCCTTTGTTAGCTACAGGGCATTTAACCACAGTAGGTGCCAGTAGCAGTGAGTCGGTGCGGGAGATTTATATTGGTTCGTTGGAGGCTTTTCCTGCCAGCGCTTTTCCAGAATTTGATTACATAGCCCTGGGCCATATTCATCAACCGCAATTGGTGGCTGGCAAAAAACATATTCGTTACAGCGGCTCACCTATCCCATTAAGTTTTGATGAAGCAAAACAGCAAAAATCCATGGTGTTGCTGGATTTCACCACTGCTGAAGGTGCGATTGAGTTGTTGCCTATCCCTTGTTTTCAGCCGCTGCTCAGCCTGAAATGCACCTTACCTGAACTTCATTCCTTATTGCAGCAACCTCTGGCAGAGCTTAAACCAGAACAAAAACTCTGGCTGGAGCTGGTGTTGACCGGCAGTGATGGCTATCTGAGTGATTTACAAAGCCAGGTGCAACAGCAATTGGATGGCCTCCCTGTGGATCTGTTGAAACTACGTCGTGCCAGACAAGTTGCAGTGGGTTCCTTAACAGCGGAACAACAAGAGTCTTTGCATGAAATGACACCGGATCTGGTACTGGAGCGCAGACTGGCGGCAGAAGAGTTAACAGACAGCGAAAAAGCAGAGTTTCAGCTGATGCTGCAACAGGTAGTGGCACAGTTAGAGCAAACGGATCAGCAGCCAGAGCGGCAGGTGTTGCCATGA
- a CDS encoding S41 family peptidase, whose product MQQTIKLALPLLVTLVTLVSCGGGGGSSTGNTGGSGGTGGGTPTAPVWTAGQFSNESQFKNFCVAPRSGADPYNGGVYPDKAGTAMHEKMWLRSWNNRTYLWYSEVADLDPTSYSISAYFNLLKTTAVTDSGAAKDQFHFTENTAEYQQQSQSGVSSGYGIKWSVVSTSAPRSFTVAYTEPNSPAALAGVKRGDFLLEVDGIDFVNDGSSAGVNTLNAGLFPANAGETHSFKFRTVENTDVSYQLRSADVASSPVQNAKVINTDSGPVGYVQFNSYIVPAQQQLIDAVELFRDAAISELVVDLRYNGGGLLALAGQLGYMVAGPDIIQGRYFERLQFNDKYPNTNPITGDSLSPTPFYSREINYETGTLTNTTLPSLNLSRIYVLTTDNTCSASEAFMNGLRGIDVEVIQIGGKTCGKPYGFYPQDNCGTTYFSIQFSGINFKGFGDYADGFNPTNSPVFAADVKGCPVSDDFTKALGDPAEDMLEAALYYVDNNSCLTLPGSGVDKALGARSGIAAGVSGSITTDGLAVKDPSDRTLTNSIRQPIRDQQ is encoded by the coding sequence ATGCAGCAGACGATTAAATTAGCCCTGCCCCTTTTAGTTACTCTGGTCACCCTGGTGTCATGTGGTGGTGGCGGAGGCAGTAGTACAGGGAACACAGGTGGCTCAGGCGGAACAGGAGGCGGAACTCCAACAGCACCAGTCTGGACAGCAGGCCAGTTCAGCAACGAATCTCAATTCAAAAACTTTTGCGTAGCGCCCCGTTCAGGCGCAGATCCATACAATGGTGGCGTATATCCGGATAAAGCCGGAACGGCTATGCATGAGAAAATGTGGTTAAGGTCATGGAACAACAGAACTTATCTTTGGTATAGCGAAGTTGCCGATCTGGATCCGACCAGTTACAGCATTTCCGCTTATTTTAATCTGCTAAAAACAACAGCGGTCACTGATTCAGGCGCTGCTAAAGATCAATTTCATTTCACTGAAAATACGGCTGAATACCAACAACAATCTCAATCCGGTGTCAGTTCTGGTTACGGCATAAAATGGTCTGTTGTATCAACCAGCGCACCACGCTCTTTCACAGTGGCTTATACCGAACCCAATTCACCTGCGGCCTTAGCAGGAGTCAAAAGAGGTGACTTTTTACTTGAAGTTGATGGTATAGATTTTGTGAATGACGGCAGCAGCGCCGGAGTCAATACGTTAAATGCGGGCCTGTTCCCTGCCAATGCCGGAGAAACACATAGTTTTAAATTCCGTACTGTTGAAAATACCGACGTCAGCTATCAGCTCAGATCGGCGGATGTAGCTTCCAGCCCTGTGCAGAATGCGAAAGTGATTAACACAGACTCGGGTCCGGTAGGTTATGTTCAGTTTAATAGTTATATAGTGCCAGCTCAGCAGCAACTGATTGATGCAGTTGAATTGTTCCGGGATGCAGCCATCTCAGAACTGGTGGTGGATTTACGTTACAACGGTGGTGGTTTATTAGCCTTAGCAGGACAACTAGGTTATATGGTGGCAGGCCCGGATATTATTCAAGGCCGGTATTTTGAGCGCTTACAATTTAATGATAAATACCCCAATACCAACCCCATTACCGGTGACAGTTTAAGCCCAACGCCTTTTTATAGCCGTGAAATCAACTACGAAACAGGGACTTTAACTAACACTACTTTACCCAGTTTAAATTTAAGCCGGATCTATGTGTTAACTACAGACAATACCTGCTCCGCCAGCGAAGCTTTTATGAATGGTTTGCGGGGAATAGATGTAGAAGTGATCCAGATAGGCGGCAAAACCTGTGGTAAACCTTATGGTTTTTATCCGCAAGATAACTGTGGCACCACCTACTTCAGCATTCAGTTCAGTGGTATTAACTTCAAAGGGTTTGGCGACTACGCTGATGGTTTTAATCCAACCAACAGCCCTGTTTTTGCTGCAGATGTAAAAGGCTGTCCGGTTTCGGATGATTTCACTAAAGCCTTGGGTGATCCGGCAGAAGATATGTTAGAGGCTGCTTTGTATTATGTGGATAATAACAGCTGCCTGACTTTACCAGGATCAGGAGTGGATAAAGCTTTGGGGGCGAGGTCCGGCATTGCTGCTGGTGTATCAGGCTCCATTACAACAGACGGCTTAGCAGTTAAAGATCCGTCTGATAGGACATTAACCAACAGTATTCGTCAACCCATCAGGGACCAACAATAG
- a CDS encoding inclusion body family protein, whose product MALINILVAVNAAELAERLGDGSMQPGSVSSPTNLGAWGGSDVFVSMITQNSYIASNQGGSELDVKANSGDTVRWTVSTFDGDTDYTAFLYNGSFNPSASITALSYFNMHTSVYLPSGSDPVNGTLQLFHNNAYATQGTVIEPGQKIQYTLSFKLVNNSTGAIIGYFTWDPFISISN is encoded by the coding sequence ATGGCTCTTATCAATATTCTGGTCGCAGTTAACGCCGCTGAACTGGCTGAACGTTTGGGTGATGGTTCTATGCAACCTGGTTCTGTCAGCAGCCCAACTAATTTGGGCGCATGGGGCGGTTCTGATGTGTTTGTCTCAATGATTACTCAAAACAGCTATATCGCCAGTAATCAGGGTGGTTCTGAACTGGATGTTAAAGCCAACTCAGGAGATACAGTGCGCTGGACCGTCAGTACTTTTGATGGTGACACAGATTACACAGCGTTTTTGTACAACGGTAGTTTTAACCCATCCGCCAGCATTACGGCTTTGAGTTACTTTAATATGCATACCAGTGTGTATCTGCCGAGTGGTTCAGATCCGGTCAATGGCACTTTGCAGCTGTTCCACAACAATGCCTACGCCACACAGGGCACTGTGATTGAACCAGGTCAGAAAATTCAATACACCCTGAGTTTTAAACTGGTTAATAACAGCACCGGCGCTATTATTGGTTACTTTACTTGGGATCCGTTTATCAGTATCTCTAACTAA
- the rhtA gene encoding threonine/homoserine exporter RhtA, whose amino-acid sequence MPQSRNASFWWAIASVLVAMVVIQSGASLAKTLFPVIGPEGTTALRVGFAALILSLVFQPWKNWPAKQDQKALWLYGVSLGGMNLMFYLAIERIPLGIAVALEFTGPLAVALLSSKRKLDLLWVALAMAGIALLLPWQTEASALDPLGVALALGAGACWAGYIIFGQKTGGALHGGTAVALGMAVAALFLFPIGLVSAGTTLFSWSVLPFAFAVALLSSAIPYSLEMVALKRLPAQSFSILMSLEPAIAALAGLIILAEQLSLLQWLAIFSVIAASLGSSLTAGKKPVTELVS is encoded by the coding sequence ATGCCACAAAGCCGTAATGCTTCGTTTTGGTGGGCCATTGCCAGTGTATTGGTTGCTATGGTGGTGATCCAATCCGGTGCATCTTTAGCTAAAACCTTGTTTCCTGTGATTGGGCCAGAAGGCACTACTGCATTGCGGGTTGGTTTTGCGGCTTTGATCTTGTCTTTAGTCTTTCAGCCATGGAAAAACTGGCCAGCTAAACAAGATCAAAAAGCGCTTTGGCTTTATGGCGTCAGTCTGGGTGGCATGAACCTAATGTTTTATCTGGCGATTGAACGAATCCCTTTGGGTATAGCAGTGGCGCTGGAATTCACGGGGCCTTTAGCTGTGGCGCTGTTATCGTCCAAACGTAAACTGGATTTACTTTGGGTCGCTTTGGCTATGGCGGGTATAGCCCTGTTGTTGCCATGGCAAACCGAAGCCAGCGCTTTAGATCCCTTGGGTGTGGCTTTAGCTTTAGGGGCTGGCGCTTGTTGGGCTGGTTATATTATCTTTGGCCAAAAGACCGGCGGCGCCTTGCATGGCGGAACAGCTGTGGCTTTAGGTATGGCGGTGGCTGCTTTGTTTTTGTTTCCTATAGGTTTAGTTTCCGCCGGTACCACGCTTTTTAGCTGGAGCGTATTGCCTTTTGCTTTTGCAGTCGCGTTGTTATCCAGTGCTATTCCGTACAGCCTGGAGATGGTGGCGTTAAAACGTTTGCCGGCTCAGAGTTTCAGCATATTAATGAGCTTAGAACCCGCTATCGCTGCTTTGGCTGGCTTAATTATTCTGGCCGAACAATTAAGTCTTTTACAGTGGCTGGCTATTTTTTCAGTGATAGCAGCATCCCTGGGCAGCAGCCTGACTGCAGGGAAAAAACCTGTAACAGAACTGGTTTCATAA
- a CDS encoding helix-turn-helix domain-containing protein, giving the protein MQEALVLKVELLKSLRQQRFLSQEDLFNACQQRSLRVSLATIKRAETGKKVSYRTVRELSAFYAVPALSLVMQESADSGLV; this is encoded by the coding sequence ATGCAAGAAGCTCTGGTATTAAAAGTTGAGTTACTTAAATCACTCCGGCAACAACGTTTTCTGAGTCAGGAAGATTTGTTTAATGCCTGCCAGCAACGTTCGTTACGAGTATCGCTGGCGACTATTAAAAGAGCGGAAACAGGTAAAAAAGTGAGTTACCGCACAGTACGGGAGTTATCCGCTTTTTATGCAGTGCCGGCTTTGTCTCTGGTGATGCAAGAATCAGCTGACTCCGGTCTGGTATGA
- a CDS encoding M20/M25/M40 family metallo-hydrolase, whose amino-acid sequence MKLFRIPLWLWLLFVVAGLGYAFHPYLLEQLNHMEQKRLLAQPQPVVAQMPQRLDFVQQMADLSYLASNELSGRGTGQAGGAKTQQWLEAEFTQIGLVAAGTEGYLQSYQPTTGKAQLMKGAANVLGRIEGSDPSLPLLVLTAHYDHLGLHQGKIYFGADDNASGVAALLAMARYFKQHPPRHTLLFAALDNEETGMWGARMLFEQELLKPEQIKLNINMDMLSHDTNKQLIAVGSYHYPQLEKPLQQLQQQSSVRLLLGYDRPAWRVGTHQDWTFSSDHREFHKRAVPFVYFGVPDHADYHQPTDTVENIDQEFYREVSETVLDAVLLFDAG is encoded by the coding sequence ATGAAGTTATTTCGTATTCCGCTCTGGCTTTGGCTGTTATTTGTGGTTGCAGGCCTTGGTTATGCTTTCCATCCTTATCTGTTAGAGCAACTAAACCACATGGAGCAAAAACGCCTGTTGGCTCAGCCTCAACCTGTGGTGGCTCAGATGCCGCAGCGGCTGGACTTTGTACAACAAATGGCTGATTTAAGTTATTTAGCATCCAACGAGTTGTCGGGTCGTGGCACAGGGCAAGCTGGCGGAGCAAAAACTCAGCAATGGCTGGAGGCAGAGTTCACTCAAATAGGTTTGGTTGCTGCTGGCACAGAAGGCTATTTGCAGTCGTATCAACCGACTACAGGCAAAGCCCAACTGATGAAGGGCGCTGCTAATGTGCTGGGCCGGATTGAAGGCTCTGATCCCAGCTTACCCTTGCTGGTGCTGACAGCCCATTACGATCATTTGGGTTTACATCAAGGCAAAATTTATTTTGGTGCTGACGATAATGCCTCAGGTGTCGCGGCTTTACTGGCAATGGCGCGTTATTTTAAACAACATCCACCTCGCCATACTCTGCTGTTTGCCGCTTTGGACAACGAAGAAACCGGCATGTGGGGCGCCCGTATGTTGTTTGAGCAAGAGCTGCTAAAACCAGAGCAAATCAAGCTGAACATCAATATGGATATGCTGAGTCACGACACCAATAAGCAGTTAATTGCTGTGGGTTCTTATCATTACCCACAGCTGGAAAAGCCATTGCAGCAACTGCAGCAACAAAGTTCAGTGCGCTTATTATTAGGTTATGACAGACCCGCATGGCGGGTTGGTACGCATCAGGACTGGACCTTCAGTTCAGATCACAGAGAGTTCCACAAAAGAGCTGTGCCTTTTGTCTATTTTGGTGTGCCGGATCACGCCGATTACCACCAGCCAACGGATACAGTGGAAAACATCGATCAGGAGTTTTACCGCGAAGTCAGCGAAACAGTGTTGGATGCAGTGCTGTTATTTGATGCTGGCTGA